Within the Nitrospira sp. genome, the region CACGGAGTGTCGGGACTTAGGCATTCACGTCCTGCCGCCCGACGTGAACGAAAGCCAAAAGACGTTTGCGGTGGTCGATGGGGCCATTCGATTTGGATTGGCCGCCATCAAGAACGTGGGAGAAGGGGCAGTCGAATCGGTCATCGAGACACGCAACGAGTCTGGACGGTTCCGCTCCTTCACTGAATTTTGTCGCCGCGTCGATCTCCACAAAGTCAACAAGCGCATGCTGGAAGGGCTGATCAAGACCGGCGCATTCGATTCCACGGGAGGCCGCCGCGCGCAGCTCATGGCGGTCCTGGACCAGGCCGTGGAAGACGGGATCAACGCACAACGGGAACGCGCCATCGGCCAGACCAACATCTTCGGTGAAGCCATGGGGCATGACGCTGCGGCACAGCATCCCGAACCGATCCTGCCGAACGTTCCGGAATGGGATCACGCGCAGCGCCTGAAGTTCGAGCGAGAACTGACGGGTTTCTACATCACGGGGCATCCGCTCACACGGTACGAGGCGGCCCTGCGCACCTTCGCCACGAGCACCACGCAAACCCTCGGCGAGGTCGCCGACGGGAAGGAAGTGAAACTGGCCGGAATCATCGCGACCATCAAACAGCTCGTGACCAAGAAGGGCGACAAGATGGCCTATCTGACCCTGGAGGACCTCCAGGGTACGGCCGAGATCATCATTTTCCCTGACTTGTATAGGAGCGCAGGTGAATTGCTGGCTCCCGAGTGCGTCATCCGGGTGACAGGCACGGTCGACCGGGGTGACAAGGGTACGAAAGTCCGCGGGACCAAGATCGAATTGGTGGCAGAGCTACAAACAAAGGCGATAAGCCGAGTCAATATCAAGCTGTCCGATGTGGCCGACGCGACGCAGGCTGTTCCACGGCTCCAAGAGGTCTTCCATCGGCACCCCGGCCATACCGCTGTAACCCTGACCTTTCGAATCGGTGGAGAAGTCGAAGCCGTTACCGGCCCGCTTTCGGCCGTCAAAGTCACCCCCAGCGAGTACTTCGTGGCGGATGTTGAAGAAGTGCTAGGCAAAGGGGTGGTGGCTCTGGTATCCTAGCTGATAAAAGTCGTCACACCACTACATCTCCCACCCCAGGGCTCCCCTATGCGCGATTACTTGGATTTTGAAAAGCCGCTCAAAGAAATCGAAGAGAAGATCGAGAAGCTCACCGGGACTGGTGCCAAAGCCTCGAATCAGGAGGAGGTCCGGAAGCTCCGGGCGAAACTGGCCCAGACCGAGCACGAACTTTATGAGAAGCTCACGCCCTGGCAACGCACTCTCGTCGCGAGGCATCCCCAGCGCCCCTCTATGCTCGAGTACGTCTCTCAATTCTGCCAGGAATTCGTAGAACTGCACGGAGATCGCCTGTACGGAGATGATCGCGCCATCATTGGTGGATTCGCCCGATTTGAGGGTCAATCGGTTATGGTCATCGGTCATCAGAAGGGGAAGACTCTCAAGGAGCGCATGCAGCGCAACTTCGGGATGCCCAATCCAGAAGGATACCGGAAGGCGCTGCGGCTCATGAACCTCGCCGCTAAGTTCAAACGCCCGATCCTAACCTTTATTGACACGCCGGGAGCCTACCCGGGAATCGGCGCCGAAGAACGCGGCCAAGCCGAAGCAATTGCCCGCAACCTACTCGTCATGGCGAGACTACCGGTACCGATCATTTCCGTGGTGATCGGTGAAGGCGGAAGCGGCGGTGCACTGGCGCTCGGGGTCGCCGACAAGATCCTCATGCTGGAGCACGCAGTCTACTCGGTGATCTCTCCGGAGGGATGCGCCGCGATACTGTGGGATAATCCTGCCAAAGTCCCGGATGCAGCCGTGTCGCTCCGCATGACGGCAACGGATCTGGTCGAGATGGGTATCGCGGACGAAATCATTCCCGAGCCGGTTGGGGGTGCACATCGCGACCCCTCAATGATGGGGGCACGACTCGGAAAAGCCCTGGCGGCGCGGCTCCATGAGTTCGAAGGTAGCCCTTTCGACGCGCTTCCCGTTTCACGCGAGAAAAAGTTCCGGGCGATTGGTGCCATTGCCGGCCTTTCAAAAGCCTCCTCGGCCTAGCACGCCATCCTTCCCTTCACCAAGCGTCTTGTACTCTGCACGCCGCACGAACGCCAGCGCCGCGTCCATCGTCCGCTTTCGCCGCTAAGGGTTGTGCCACCGCGCCCCTTCATAACTGAAATTCGCCTGATAGGTCAGCTTGACCACGTCGCCGTCCTTTAGCGTTGACTCAAGTGTGCTGATCTTCTTATTCACCGTCACCATCAACTGCCCACTTATCGCGAACGAGCCGACGACACCCAGGGCGTCCTCATTGGCCTCGAGGAGTCCCTTGACGGTCGGGTTGGACGGCAGTTCGAGTTCCAGCTGCGGCTCATCGACATGTTGCTGCAACTGCCCAATGATCATGACTGTCACCATCTGAGATCCCAGGCCTCCGTTATGATGTGGTCCGATGACATTGTAAGCAGTCCTGTCGTTTGGGATGCGGCGGAATTGCCAAGGGGCGGATACCGCGGGCTCCATGACAGCTCAGGCATTCCTGGTCAATCCGTATACCCTGATGCGAGAATGTGCTCGGCACAGGCGGATTCCGGTCTTTCGGCGACGGCAGCAGCGACACACCGACCACCACGAGCACGGCCGCGCCCGCAGAGATCACGTCGGCTTTCCGGATCGTCATGTCGAGGTGTCCCGCCCGGAAGGGTCCATACCTGCCTGTCCAGCCAACGCCTCTTGGGCCAGTTGGGCAATATGCTTGACTGTGGTGCCTTCCCGCAACCCATTGCTCAATTGAATCATGCAGGCAGGACAGCTCGTCGCCACGATTTGAGCTCCTGTTCGTGCAATGGCCTCGCGCTTTCGCGCAAAGATCGCTTGCGACGTCGTGTAGTCCTTGAGCACATAGGTTCCAGCTCCTCCTGCACAGCGGTCCGCATCCTCCATCTCCACGTAGTCGGTCCCGGGAAGGGCTGCGAGGACCGCGCGTGGCTCACGGGTGACGCCTGCAGCCCGTAGATGACATGACGAGTG harbors:
- the accA gene encoding acetyl-coenzyme A carboxylase carboxyl transferase subunit alpha, which translates into the protein MRDYLDFEKPLKEIEEKIEKLTGTGAKASNQEEVRKLRAKLAQTEHELYEKLTPWQRTLVARHPQRPSMLEYVSQFCQEFVELHGDRLYGDDRAIIGGFARFEGQSVMVIGHQKGKTLKERMQRNFGMPNPEGYRKALRLMNLAAKFKRPILTFIDTPGAYPGIGAEERGQAEAIARNLLVMARLPVPIISVVIGEGGSGGALALGVADKILMLEHAVYSVISPEGCAAILWDNPAKVPDAAVSLRMTATDLVEMGIADEIIPEPVGGAHRDPSMMGARLGKALAARLHEFEGSPFDALPVSREKKFRAIGAIAGLSKASSA